The window CAATCGTTCCTCTATGTGCCCATTTAAGACTACATTTACACCAAATTCCTTTTTTAATTCCAACCATAAATCATTCGTTAAATCTTTTAGTTGATTATGACTTAAATACTCTCGGGAAATTTCGCATGCTTTTCCTAAACCAACAGCTAATAAAGTATTTTCTGTTCCTGCCCGAAGCCCGTATTCATGACTAGCACCATGAATTAATGGCTCAAGTTCGATTCCGGTCCGAATATAAAGTGCTCCTATTCCTTTTGGAGCATATAGTTTATGGCCAGCTATCGTAAGCAAATCCACACCCAAATCATTTACATTGATAGGAACCTTTCCAACTGACTGTGAAGCATCTGAATGAAAAGCGATTCCATATCTTTTTGCTATTTCCCCAATTTCCATAATTGGTTGAAGCGTTCCTACTTCATTATTTGAGTGCATAATGGTAATAAGGATGGTTTCTTTTGTAATCGCCTTTTCTATTTCTTCTGGTGATACTCTCCCATACTGGTCCACTCCAACATACGTAACCTTTGCACCTACTTGTTCTAGGAATTTACATGGGTTTAATATCGAAGGGTGTTCAATTTTTGATGTTATGATGTGATTCCCTTTTTTTGAGTTTTTAAAATAAAACCCTTTTAACGCTTGGTTATTAGCTTCACTTCCGCCACTCGTAAAAATAATTTCTCTAGAAGAACATGAGATTAATTCTGCAACCTGAACTCTGGCTTTATGTAACAATTCTTTAACTGGTTTTCCTGCCCAATGTAAGGCTGAGGGATTTCCAAAATAATCATTTAATAATGGTTTCATTACATCTACTACTTCGTGTGCCAATGGTGTACTACCATTATAATCAAGATAAATTTTCTGCATCAATTACCCGCTCCATTTCTGAAATCTATTGACTCCCTTAACAATACTTTATTTAAATAAATGCTTCAAATCTTCTATTATTGCCTTCATGTATAATAAATAAACAGTAACTATGAATCAATTATAGGAGACTAAAAAAAACTCCTTATTGCATTTGAATGCAACAAGGAGCCAGTACCCTTGCTATGAAACAAGTTTAATTAGGTTGTACAAGTACCTAATCATTACAAAAAGTGCACATCTCCGTTAAATTCAGGTTTACTGGCGTTAGGCAAATACCACAGCTTTTTTAGGTTAATCCCCTTTTCCGCAAACATCGAAATCAACTCTTCCATGAATACACCTCTACCATAACTTGGATCGCACGATGGACTTCCTTGGATTCCTAACAAACCCGAAATTTCATAATCATTTTTACAATACTCATCAACTTGATGAAGGGCAGGCTGCAAAATCTCCCTACAATGTAACCGATATTCAGGGGTATTGTATTCCTCATAGGTCATAGGTGGACGGTTTATTCCAAGAAAAGTAAACTCTGGGCAAGGCAGTTGAATGATTCCAAATCCCTCTTCCGTTGCCCAATTTGCTGCCGTTTTCACTGCTCCTTCGGCTCGTGCTTCATTCTCAATTACTGTATTTTGATTTAAGATACAATGAGCCATTAACAGAATTCTTTTACTCCGCTTCATTTCTCTTCTCCCTCTTTAAAATATTGGATAAAATAGGAAGTCGGACAATCATGAACATGACTAGCAAACAAGATGCAATTTAAGCAATTAAATCCCAGCCATTCTGGAGATGAACGTTGATACGAATATCCCTTCACCTGATACTCTTAACCATAATACAACAAAATCCATGCCAATCCCATTCAATCCTCCATGTATCACAACGGAAATGGGGGGGCTAAATGAGTTATTGTAATACCTTATATATCGCCTTCTTTACTGTTGTCACAATGAATTCCAGATCTCCATCGGTTGAGGATAGTGGTGGCGACAAGGCAAGAATATTATTATAGCCCGCTACAGTTGCCCCGTTTTTTCCTATAATCAAACCATTTGATTTACATTCAGAGATAATTAGGTCTATTTTTGAAGTGGCTATCGGTTCCTTCGTTCCTTTATCTTCTACCAGTTCAATTCCTAGCAGAAAACCAAAACTGCGGATATCACCCACCATAGGATGCTCTACTAGTTCGTTTAGTTCTTGTCTTAACCGCTCACCTAAAATTCGAGAACGCTCAACCAATTCCTCTTTTTCGTAGATTTCTAGATTTTTAAGGGCTACAGCACAAGCAGCAGGGTTTCCACCAAATGTGTTCACATGTCGGAAATAACCAAACTCATCAGAACACTTGAATTTTTCGTATAAATCACGGCGAACTGCTGTTGCAGAAAGTGGGAGGTAACCGCTAGTTAGCCCCTTCGCCAAGCTGACAATATCGGGTTTGAGGTTAAAATGCATATGGCCAAATTTCTTGCCAGTCCGACCAAATCCACAAATCACTTCATCCATAATGAGGAGAACTCCATATTTTTGGCAGATTTCTTGTGTCTTTTCCATATAAATTGGATGAGGGACAAGAATCCCGCCACCAGTGATGGCTGGTTCCATAATAATTGCGGCGATCGTTTCCTTCCCTTCCCAAATAATCGTTTTTTCAATTTCTAATGCACATTGAAGGTTAAATTGTTCAACGGTTTGTCCTTCGGAACGGCGATAATTGTCTGGAGGGCTTACATGAATAAATCCTGAAGCAAGCGGTTCATAATTATATTTTCGAATGGCCTGCCCGGTTGCAGCTAATGCTCCCATTGAATTACCATGATAAGCTCGATAGCGTGAAATAAATTTATAACGGTTCGGTTCACCATTTTGCTGATGATATTGACGAGCAATTTTAAAGGCAGTTTCATTCGCCTCTGAACCACTGTTTGAAAAGAAAACGACATAATCTCCTTCTAACCATTCATTTAATTTTTCTGCTAGTTGGATAGCAGGGAGATGGCTTTGTGAGAGTGGAAAATAGGGCATTGTTTTTAATTGATTATAGGCGGCTTGAGCAAGTTCTTCTCTTCCATACCCAACATTTACACACCATAAACCAGACATGGCATCTAAATACTTTTTCCCATTAATATCAGTAATCCACGAACCCTTCCCTGCTACCGCAACCGTTGGAGTTGCCTTTTCTCTATATGGAGTCATATGGTGCCATAAATATTGACGATCTTTCTCCATCATTTCATCTGTTTTATTTTTGAACATCGACATTTTTCCCCATCCTTCCTCTATCGGACTATCGATAACGGGCTGTCAGCACTTTTTTTCTAGTATAAAACTCAAATCCATCTGTACCATTCGCATGTAAATCTCCATAGAAGGAATCTTTGTAACCAGAAAATGGGAAGAAAGCCATTGGTGCAGGTACACCAACATTTACACCGAGCATGCCAGCATCGATTGTTTCACGGAACTGACGAACTGCAGCTGCACTATCTGTGTATAGGCAAGCACCATTTGCAAAGGGAGAAACATTGGCTACGTCAATCGCCTCGGTTAAATCTTTTACTCGTACAATAGAAAGAACGGGGGCAAAAATTTCATCCTGCCAGATTTTCATATCCTTTGTTACCTGGTCAAAAATGGTGGGTCCAATAAAAAAACCTGCACTGTTAACCACTTCGTCTTTCCGTCCATCCCGAACCAATTTGGCACCTTGAGATATACCTGACTTAATGTAGTCGATTGTCCGAACTTTGTTACCCTCTCGTATCAGTGGACCAAGGAAAACCGAATCTTCCAGTCCATTTCCAATCTTAAGTTCATCTGCAAGGTCAACTAATCTCCTAATCAATAAGTCTGCTACACTATCCTCAACTGCAACAACTGAGGCAGCCATACAGCGTTCGCCTGCTGAACCAAAGGCTGCATTGGTAATTTCTCTTGCTGCCAGCTCCAGGTTTGCATCCTTTAACACAATGGAATGATTTTTAGCACCGGAAAGCGCCTGAACCCGCTTCAGATTTCCCGTCCCAGTTTTGTAAACATATTCAGCAACAGGCTGTGAACCCACAAATGAGATTGCTTTGATGTCTTTATGCTCAAGCAGTCCGTTCACGACATCGTGTGCACCATTCACGATGTTTAATACACCTTTTGGTAGTCCTGCTTCTGTCATTAATTCAACAAGCCGTGATGCCAGAATAGGTGTTCGTTCGGATGGCTTTAACACAAATGTGTTTCCACAAGCAATGGCAATCGGGAACATCCAGCATGGAACCATCATTGGAAAGTTAAATGGCGTGATACCGCCAACAACGCCAAGAGGATAGCGATACATACCCGATTCAATGCCTGTCGCAATGTCCGGCAGCTGTTTCCCCATCATTAATGTTGGTGCTCCAGCTGCAAATTCAACACATTCAATTCCTCGTTGTACCTCCCCCTTTGCTTCTGAAAGACTTTTCCCATTTTCAATTGTTACTAATTTGGAAAGTTCATTCTCATTGTCAACAAGCAACTGCTGATACTTAAACAAAATTCGAGCTCGTTTTGGAACAGGTGTTTGTGACCATGTTTTAAAGGATTCTTTAGCAACTTGTACAGCTTGATCCACGTCTTCTTTTGTAGAAAGCGGAATTTCAGCGATCACTGCCCCTGTTGCTGGATTCACGACTATTTCTATTTTTTTGGAAGTAGAATCAACCCATTCTCCTCCAATGTAATTTTTCAATCTCTTGATCTTCTGGATTGATGTTGACATTAACTAGTCTCCTTTTTTACTATTTATTTGTTGCTGAATTAACTTGGCAGAGAAATACTTCCGAGCATTGGCATTTGAAATTTGAAGGGTTTCGATGATATTTCCTTGATTATCGCTCCTGTTCTTTGAAAAAATGACTATAGAACCGTTTAAATTCTCAGTGATTTGGGTAATTTTGAAACCTGATTGCATAAGAGAGTCAATTTGGTTTCGTTCTTTTAAAAACTGTTGATATTCCGACATTCTATCTCCTCCCTATAATGTTTCAAAAATAGCTTCTGATAGGGTAAAAAGGGAATCAATACTTTTTATTGGTCATTTTGATGAGTTACTCCATATTTAGCACGTTTTAAATACTGTCCTGCTCCAGCATGACCAACAAACTGTTTATTATGGATGACAAACTCACCGCGAGACAATACGGAAACCGGCTCACCTGTTACTTTCATCCCTTCAAATGCATTATAATCAACAGCCATATGGTGTGTTTCAGCTGAAATCACCCGCTCCACTGTAGGATCGAAAATGACAATGTCAGCATCTGTACCAA of the Bacillus sp. 1NLA3E genome contains:
- a CDS encoding cysteine desulfurase family protein — translated: MQKIYLDYNGSTPLAHEVVDVMKPLLNDYFGNPSALHWAGKPVKELLHKARVQVAELISCSSREIIFTSGGSEANNQALKGFYFKNSKKGNHIITSKIEHPSILNPCKFLEQVGAKVTYVGVDQYGRVSPEEIEKAITKETILITIMHSNNEVGTLQPIMEIGEIAKRYGIAFHSDASQSVGKVPINVNDLGVDLLTIAGHKLYAPKGIGALYIRTGIELEPLIHGASHEYGLRAGTENTLLAVGLGKACEISREYLSHNQLKDLTNDLWLELKKEFGVNVVLNGHIEERLPNTLNVSFVNKVGQDILNAIPNLAASTGSACHAGSIELSPVLKEMKVPEHIGIGAIRFSLGRNTTKNEIDQVMKWLKILESAKNVNS
- a CDS encoding CD3072 family TudS-related putative desulfidase, producing MKRSKRILLMAHCILNQNTVIENEARAEGAVKTAANWATEEGFGIIQLPCPEFTFLGINRPPMTYEEYNTPEYRLHCREILQPALHQVDEYCKNDYEISGLLGIQGSPSCDPSYGRGVFMEELISMFAEKGINLKKLWYLPNASKPEFNGDVHFL
- a CDS encoding aspartate aminotransferase family protein, whose protein sequence is MFKNKTDEMMEKDRQYLWHHMTPYREKATPTVAVAGKGSWITDINGKKYLDAMSGLWCVNVGYGREELAQAAYNQLKTMPYFPLSQSHLPAIQLAEKLNEWLEGDYVVFFSNSGSEANETAFKIARQYHQQNGEPNRYKFISRYRAYHGNSMGALAATGQAIRKYNYEPLASGFIHVSPPDNYRRSEGQTVEQFNLQCALEIEKTIIWEGKETIAAIIMEPAITGGGILVPHPIYMEKTQEICQKYGVLLIMDEVICGFGRTGKKFGHMHFNLKPDIVSLAKGLTSGYLPLSATAVRRDLYEKFKCSDEFGYFRHVNTFGGNPAACAVALKNLEIYEKEELVERSRILGERLRQELNELVEHPMVGDIRSFGFLLGIELVEDKGTKEPIATSKIDLIISECKSNGLIIGKNGATVAGYNNILALSPPLSSTDGDLEFIVTTVKKAIYKVLQ
- a CDS encoding CoA-acylating methylmalonate-semialdehyde dehydrogenase; this encodes MSTSIQKIKRLKNYIGGEWVDSTSKKIEIVVNPATGAVIAEIPLSTKEDVDQAVQVAKESFKTWSQTPVPKRARILFKYQQLLVDNENELSKLVTIENGKSLSEAKGEVQRGIECVEFAAGAPTLMMGKQLPDIATGIESGMYRYPLGVVGGITPFNFPMMVPCWMFPIAIACGNTFVLKPSERTPILASRLVELMTEAGLPKGVLNIVNGAHDVVNGLLEHKDIKAISFVGSQPVAEYVYKTGTGNLKRVQALSGAKNHSIVLKDANLELAAREITNAAFGSAGERCMAASVVAVEDSVADLLIRRLVDLADELKIGNGLEDSVFLGPLIREGNKVRTIDYIKSGISQGAKLVRDGRKDEVVNSAGFFIGPTIFDQVTKDMKIWQDEIFAPVLSIVRVKDLTEAIDVANVSPFANGACLYTDSAAAVRQFRETIDAGMLGVNVGVPAPMAFFPFSGYKDSFYGDLHANGTDGFEFYTRKKVLTARYR